One window from the genome of Paramormyrops kingsleyae isolate MSU_618 chromosome 3, PKINGS_0.4, whole genome shotgun sequence encodes:
- the LOC140588156 gene encoding uncharacterized protein isoform X1, which yields MILWNTVTADHSAECTLCLKILSVEALKPYKLNRHLTTIHPEHTNKSSKLTQCLRFVIDGKHVGWVPPAVTSALSRFPEVFSPPQGDSIALRPSLSSYKKRSEAVHEVLRQLKEENAFACLRGWREEKYEVMPQFCDGSLMCMERSATSLFGVKRYGVHVNGYVHDETGKICMWLARRSPTKQTYPGRLDNLAAGGLAAGNSVKQTLLKECEEEACIPACTAKAARPVSSVSYTYEDHEGIFPESQFVFDLKLPSEFKPQIGDGEVEEFHLLPLHKVKDLLVSDDFKPNSAMVVLDFLIRHSYVEPDSEPYYQEFVTGLHRSL from the exons atgattttATGGAATACAGTGACGGCAGACCACAGTGCTGAGTGCACACTGTGTTTGAAGATTTTATCCGTTGAAGCGCTGAAACCATATAAACTTAACCGACATCTAACAACAATTCATCCGGAGCATACAAATAAAA GCTCCAAGCTCACTCAGTGTCTGCGTTTCGTTATTGACGGGAAGCACGTGGGATGGGTCCCCCCCGCGGTGACGTCCGCGTTGAGCCGCTTCCCCGAGGTCTTCAGCCCACCCCAGGGGGACAGCATAGCACTCCGGCCCAGCCTGAGCTCATACAAGAAGCGGTCCGAGGCCGTGCACGAAGTGCTGCGACAGCTGAAGGAGGAGAATGCGTTCGCCTGTTTGAGGGGATGGAGGGAGGAG AAGTATGAAGTAATGCCGCAGTTCTGTGATGGTTCCCTGATGTGCATGGAAAGATCCGCTACCA GTCTATTTGGAGTGAAGCGGTACGGAGTCCACGTGAATGGATACGTGCATGATGAAACTGGGAAGATCTGCATGTGGCTGGCAAGGAGATCTCCTACCAAGCAGACCTACCCAGGAAGACTTGACAATTTG GCGGCTGGAGGTCTGGCAGCAGGAAACAGTGTCAAACAAACCCTTCTCAAAGAGTGCGAGGAAGAGGCatgtatcccagcatgcactgccaAGGCAGCTCGTCCCGTCAGCTCTGTCAG CTATACATACGAAGATCATGAGGGCatttttccagagagccagtTTGTGTTTGACCTGAAGCTGCCTTCTGAGTTCAAGCCTCAGATTGGGGATGGAGAAGTTGAAGAATTCCACCTCTTGCCCCTACATAAA GTGAAAGATCTGTTGGTCAGTGACGACTTCAAACCCAATAGTGCCATGGTGGTCTTGGACTTCCTCATCAGACACTCTTACGTAGAGCCTGACTCCG AGCCCTATTACCAGGAATTTGTGACTGGACTGCACAGGTCCCTTTGA
- the LOC140588156 gene encoding uncharacterized protein isoform X2 gives MSTSMPSWSEKALVLLRQMNNFHLPGSKLTQCLRFVIDGKHVGWVPPAVTSALSRFPEVFSPPQGDSIALRPSLSSYKKRSEAVHEVLRQLKEENAFACLRGWREEKYEVMPQFCDGSLMCMERSATSLFGVKRYGVHVNGYVHDETGKICMWLARRSPTKQTYPGRLDNLAAGGLAAGNSVKQTLLKECEEEACIPACTAKAARPVSSVSYTYEDHEGIFPESQFVFDLKLPSEFKPQIGDGEVEEFHLLPLHKVKDLLVSDDFKPNSAMVVLDFLIRHSYVEPDSEPYYQEFVTGLHRSL, from the exons ATGTCCACATCTATGCCTTCGTGGTCAGAGAAAGCACTAGTACTGCTTCGCCAAATGAATAACTTTCATTTGCCAG GCTCCAAGCTCACTCAGTGTCTGCGTTTCGTTATTGACGGGAAGCACGTGGGATGGGTCCCCCCCGCGGTGACGTCCGCGTTGAGCCGCTTCCCCGAGGTCTTCAGCCCACCCCAGGGGGACAGCATAGCACTCCGGCCCAGCCTGAGCTCATACAAGAAGCGGTCCGAGGCCGTGCACGAAGTGCTGCGACAGCTGAAGGAGGAGAATGCGTTCGCCTGTTTGAGGGGATGGAGGGAGGAG AAGTATGAAGTAATGCCGCAGTTCTGTGATGGTTCCCTGATGTGCATGGAAAGATCCGCTACCA GTCTATTTGGAGTGAAGCGGTACGGAGTCCACGTGAATGGATACGTGCATGATGAAACTGGGAAGATCTGCATGTGGCTGGCAAGGAGATCTCCTACCAAGCAGACCTACCCAGGAAGACTTGACAATTTG GCGGCTGGAGGTCTGGCAGCAGGAAACAGTGTCAAACAAACCCTTCTCAAAGAGTGCGAGGAAGAGGCatgtatcccagcatgcactgccaAGGCAGCTCGTCCCGTCAGCTCTGTCAG CTATACATACGAAGATCATGAGGGCatttttccagagagccagtTTGTGTTTGACCTGAAGCTGCCTTCTGAGTTCAAGCCTCAGATTGGGGATGGAGAAGTTGAAGAATTCCACCTCTTGCCCCTACATAAA GTGAAAGATCTGTTGGTCAGTGACGACTTCAAACCCAATAGTGCCATGGTGGTCTTGGACTTCCTCATCAGACACTCTTACGTAGAGCCTGACTCCG AGCCCTATTACCAGGAATTTGTGACTGGACTGCACAGGTCCCTTTGA